The Erinaceus europaeus chromosome 4, mEriEur2.1, whole genome shotgun sequence genomic sequence ctattttaaaaagttaaaaaaataaggatgataaatgacaggtGAGACACAATGACTCAAAGAAATAGGTGTAGATAACCTTGATTATGGCATTAAAGTGGGTAATTAGCacgcgggtgtgtgtgtgtgtgtgtgtgtgtgtgtgtgtgtgtttccccagaAGTTATAGGGAAGAAAGTTGTGATCCAAACGGCAGATCTCTAAAAtgtaagactatttttttttttttgctcacttAAATCAGTAAAAGAAAATCATGATTATAAGCATCGTTCATTTTAAGATAATCAGAGTTAAGCTGTTAACTttttctggagtttttttttttattttatcaaaatGTATATCATATTATCTGAGTAGGGTTAATGGACTGAATTTCAATTCTGAAAGTCAATTTGGAAACAGCCAACATAATCAAATAAGTCTGATGGAAAAGTGCATAATCAAAtggtaaaatggtaaaaaaattgTATATAGGACAGgtgaaataggtcacttggatagtatgttgctttgccatgtatgtgactcaggtgagagtctggtccccaccacattaaaggaagctttggtgttgtggtctcttttaccctttctctttgtctctatcttaaaaaagaaaaatgaaatcaatAATAGTTTATAAGAAACTAGTAATTTTGTCATTTATCAAATCTAATAAATGTCAGATTTGTTTATATATGGTCATAAATAGgaccaaaataaatcaaaatttcaAAGTgtttgaataataaaataaagagaaaaaattataTGTGATTCAAGCGTAATAAACTTATCTTGTATAGTTCATTATAAACAGAAATTCTGAATGTTCCAAATACTTGGAGGAATGGTAGCATTGTTAAGATTAACAGCACTACTGGCTAACTAGAAATGCTCAATGTAAATAACAACCTACCTTCTGGTGTGCTACCTTAAACCAGACTCGTTACTTTATACAATGTCTCACTATACTGAAAGTTTCAACGATAAAACACAGTGCTTGGTAATAACTTTAGCATTGTGTCtaatgtattacaccaaagttcaGAAGAATAAGGGATTATGAATTGTATACTTTAACACAGCAGATTACCTTTGTGCCTATTAATGCTATTaatgtcagaaaaaaaatgaggataaGGGAGTTGCTGAATCATCTATGGTAGTGGGTGCAGGGTAATGATGAAAATCAGAAACTACTTAGAGAATGTGCAGATAGATAAGAACCTAAGAGAACAGCACTATAATTGGTCAAGAGGAATGTGTATACATTTTTTGTAAGGGCTTTTATGTCTTCAAGTACCCATTTCCAATTTCTCCCATGGGATGCAATAACGAGGGTAGTGTAAATACTTATAGTATATAGtgagaaggtggaaaggagagcCAGAAGTCACCGAAAGGTATAACCATCCAAGCTCAAGAGCAGCCAGGCTGGGTCTCCACTCACCTCTTTCTCTGCATCATTCCCACAACCATCACTAATTCGTCCACTTCCTTTGCTGACACAGGTACTGAGACTGGGAGTGGTGAAGAATACGTATAGGCGCTCAGTGACTCAGTGGAGTCAGTGAAGGTGACTTATGAAGAAAAATTCTGGAGTTCTGTTAAAAATATAGCATTCTGAGTTTTGCGTGGGAACATGAATTTCCACTTACTATAAGGAACATtagtataaaataaaatgcacactTAAGCATAAATGTTAAGTGCCTACAAAATCTTAGACCTAGGATCTTAGAAAGTTAAATGcatgcagtccaggaggtggtgcagtggcctGAGCACCAGACTTACAAGCCTAAGGTCCCAAGTTgatcctcagcattgcatgtgccagagtgatgctctcgttctctctcttcccttctatctttcaataaatctttattaataaaaaagaatattaaattcAAATGGAGCTTCATACACAGAGGTTTTTCCTAACTCCAAAGCAGCTTCTTAGACCAAATTATGAGCACAAACACATCTTTATGGGAATATATGGAAGAAAGGGATCAAAGAATATGGGAAGAAGTAGAGGAACTAAGTAAAGTACCCTCTCAAACTTAAAGCTACTCACCCAACAAACAAAATTAAGTGCCATAAGTCACAGTAAGCAGCCTTCTCCAATACTATTTAAGTTCCAAAATGATACATCAGGCATTCCACTCCATCAGATAACTCCAAGATAGTTAATTAACCTCCGTCAAGGCACTCGGCTAAAACTACTGAAGTCTAACCTTGCCACCACAATTGATTGTGACACTAGGTAAGGTTACAAATGATGATCAACTTTCTGCCTTTTTACTACACTGAAAACTCTCTCACCAGCATGTGGTTTCTCTAATGTAGAATAATGCCCTAGTAATTACCAAAGTCTTTTCTTATACTCCTGTGGATTCAGATTTTTCTCCACTGTGGATTCTCTGATGTCGAATGAGACTGGACCTCTGTATAAAGGCTTTCCCACACTCATTACACTGATAGGGCTTCTCCCCTGTATGAATTCTCAGATGCTGAATAAGGCCAGTGTtcccattgaaagctttcccacaTTCTTTACATTTATAGGGTCTTTCTCCAGTGTGAATTCTTTGATGTTCAATAAGGCCCGACTTTTGACTGAAGGCCCTCCCACACTCATTGCATTTGTAGGGTTTCTCCCCTGTATGGCTTCTCTGATGGCCAATAAGATGTGAGCTCCTCCTGAAGGTTTTCCCACACTCATCACactcataaggtttctctccagtgtggaTTCTCTGATGTCCAATGAGATGTGAACTATGACTGAATGCTTTCCCACACTCATTACATTCATAGGGTCTCTCCCCACTGTGGATTCTCTGGTGCAGAATAAGGCCTGCACTCTGACTGAAAGCCTTCCCACATTGGTTGCACTGATAGGGCTTCTCCCCGGTATGGATTCTCTGGTGTAGAATCAGGCCTGTGTTTTGACTGAAGGCTTTACCACATTCCTTACAGTGATAACGTTTTACTTTGTTGTGGATATCCTGATGGGAAAGAAGGGCAGACCTATAACTGAAGGCTTtaccacacacattacattgaTAGGGTTTCTCCCCAGTGTGGATTCTCCAGTGACGAACAAGGCCTGAACTCTGAGCAAAGCTCTTCCCACATTCATCACATTTATGTCGTCTCTCTTGGGTGGGATTTCCTCGCTGCCTCTCTAATCTGCCCAGAAGGTCTTTAGATTCTCCTTGCTCAAGACCCCTGATAACATCCCCGTTGCATCTGACAGCTGCTTCTCCATGTGGTTGGATTCCAGTAGATGTTACCTGTTTTGAAGCTATTTCCTTGTTCTCATTCCTGGTTTCACCACCTGAAACAAAAGTATAACAAACATCAAGCTAACATTACTTCCTACATTTTATACTagcacagggggtggggggaggaaaatACAGTTGGTAAAGTGATAGGAAGTTTCCACCTGGCTCTAAATTATCTTCATAATATGTGGTGATATGGACAAGGTCAAACAGAAGTGACCCAGGCTAACTAGAAGTGTTATGAAGAGGGCTACTGGAAGAAGAACTAAAGTAGGGGTAATTAAGAGAAGCAGAAGTTATGgggtggggccagatggtggtgcacttggttgagcacatgttacaatgcacaaggacctaggttcaacccctgatccccacctgcaaggggaaagctttgtaggtggtgaagcagtgttgtaggtgtctgtctctctccatctctatcacctgcttccctcttaatttctggcttgtctctatccaataaagataatacaaaataataataaaaaaagaagttgtggggtgggggtaggaaagaatatgttggatagtatgccagctcccccctggattctgcttaaccatatgcctatatagggatagatttaatcccattcaaagctttggtctatttacataaatcacttttacatttacataaagcaccacactccctccagggcattggtggtttagtggtagaattctcacctgctccatcccctctccttgtcacaccctgatcctctccttgtcacactctgattttcaccagtcacttttcgctccatcctctctatatcacatcctgtttccaccctacttggagagtataaaaacagctgctcttctgattaaagacacttggaaattgctttccggctccgagagttccagagtgtatctcctgcgaagttagtgctgcacgagttcctgatccctctcccacacagcagcctagatcggctccagttgagttctctccaacccagagagcactagctcgggggaaaaagtaccctcaggctatcccggcaagaaTACAGATCAAATGAGTGGTATAGAAATAGGCAAAAGCCCCTAGTCATTAAAGGGAGGAGTGTAAAAGATCTACCTGAAGAAATCTACGTAAAGGTCTTATGGGAAGTGAAATCAGATAAAACGAGTGAACTAGAGCTAGAGACATATTTCAATTTCCAACTAGCAAACAGACCAGTAACATTACAGATTGTATGATAAATCCTGGAAAGAATAACAGAAGTTTCATTTTAGACCTCTAGATGTCTTAACATTATATCTGCTTGGTGGATCCTGTTTTTAAACTAGACTACATCTTTTAGAAAGCTGAATGCTACTATGAATCTATAGCAAGAAGACAAATGGACAATTATAATAATAACCTGAGTTCTGCTTACCCAGGGAGAACACACTTCTTAAATTCTCTGGCCTGTTGTCTCTACTCAGATCCTTCTGTGATGAATTAAGAAGCCATTCTTCTTGAATTAGGGACACAGccatgtcttcaatcttctcCAGGGTCTGAAACAAAACAAGATAATCATTTCAGTGCTGGGATTATTCCACAGCCTCAAACCAGAGTATCAGCAAAAACCATTAATATTGAAGAGGATCAAGAGGTATGAGACTACCATGTAAAGAGAAGGAAtaactgggaagaaaaaaaattgcactaGGTTTCTTAAAGGAAAACTAAGGGTGGTtctatctctatgcaaaataattttgaaaaagttCTTAGGTGAGTATGACTATTGATGGTTCAGATGCCAAAAATACTACCAAGCAGAATAATGGGTCTTCATGATGATATGGAACAAGCTCACCTGGAACCCTGCCGTGAGAAGTGTAGCAGTCATCTCCTGGTCTCTAGGACTTCTTTCCTGGGAAGGAGCTGAACTTTGAGAAGTAGATATggctgaaagagaagagagaagccaATGAATGAGACAAGTTCATGTCCGGTGGTCATGAAAGCCAAAATCCATTATAAAATTATTTGTGCTTCAGTATGTTGCATGCCAGGGATTTTACGTATGAAATGCTGATATCTTGAACAACAGGTCTATTACCTGTTTTTGTCCACAAAACACCTATACTTTGAAGTCCTACTTAGTTAGAAATTACAAGTCAAAGACATAAGTATACTGGTTTCTTCCTATGAATTATTTTATTACAATTTCTTCTTTACCATCAAggccatatattatatatatgctgTGGATGATATTCCTTTAGATATAGATTCCTTTAGATCTCCTGGTATACTAAATGAGAACCAATGCACCTGAATTAGCACGATTACATTTATGAAATGTCTGCCATGACTGGCAGCATTTAGACCTTACAGATTCCAAACAATACATTACCAAATTAACATAGATTACTGTGTCTTTAATAATAGGATTCAGAACTTTAGACAAGAATTATAGTCATGCGCTGAATAACATTTTTGGTTAGTAGTGGACTCACATACAACAGTGATCCCTAGATATACACCTAGTGTGTTGTAGGGGATACCATCTAGGGTTGTGCAAATATACTCTATGATGTCTACATGACAAGCCACTTAAAAAGCATTCCTCTGAACATATCCCCATTGTTGAGTGGCATGattgtaatttaaaatgtttctggggccaggtagtggcatatctAGTAAAGTGTGCaagttaccatgcccaaggactagagtttaagcccctggtcctcactagcaagggaggtgggggggggaattgtgagcagtgaagcaatgctgtggatgtctttttatctcccccttccctaaactactctttgtctctattcaaaaataaatgaataaattaaaagaaatcttaaaacaaaaaatcaaGGCAAGGGTCTAAAGTCATTTGTATACAATTCTAGTtaccttgaaaaataaaaacattaacagggaaaaaaataaagaaaataatgacaGTAAGAAGTAAAtacaagggctgggcagtggtgtaccgggttaagtgcacagagtatgaagcacaagaatccctgttcaagccctgggctccccacctgcaggggagctgctttacaagcggtgaagcaggttttcaggtgtttatctttctctctccctctgtatcttcttcccctcctctctcaattcctctgtcctacctccaaaaaaaaaaaaaaaaaaaaaaaagaccacaggagcagtggtttcatagtgcaggcactgagccccaacaataaccctggaggcaaaaaaaaaaaagggggaaatataaaTGTGACTGGGGAAATATCCAATGGTTAGGTCAttagactttcatgactgaaatTCCTGTTTAATTCCTGAcactgaatgtattgtagtggtactcttgcttttctctctttctctcttttttttttccctcttcctttcctaaGTGAAAAACTCTCTTACACatgtaataaatcttaaaaaaaaaaaaagaaaaacaagatgatATCTTTGTAAATAAGCACATTTTATAATAAACTTATGGAAAAACTGAGTTGgaagaaaaacattttaattatacATGACAAATAATAGCAGACAAGGTGTTGTAGCAGATAGTGTTGGTAGAGTTCAATAGccagtactgcatatgccagtgatATTCTAGTTCTCCTTccccctataaataaataagttatttaataatggaagagagacaaagagacataacTAGAGCATCATTGGCCCATATTATACCAGGGAGTGACTTGGgtgtccaacattttatccacttcctgggccactaaataaacacatcttaattaaaaaaaaaaaaaaaaaaagcaggattgggggaaatagtaGACTGtttatacagaaagactttcatgcctgaggctccaaggtccccagttcaatcccaagaattgagcagtgccctgggggaaaaaataataaaacaaagtaaaacccaATCAGGGGATGAGGACATGGCACACTCATTTGAgcagacacattaccatgtgcaagtacctaTGTTCAAGTTACTGGctctctcctgcagggggagaatcttctccagtgatgaagcagtgccacaggtgtctctttctctcttcctctctatctcccacatcccccagtttcttctgttctatcaaatacaagaaaaaaaaaaagacaagtcaaATCTATGTATGTAAAACAAACGACCACAAGttgtataaattaaaaaacatgaaatattttgtttgccaaaagaaattttctaaaaaatgaagaaatgtcaAAAGAACACAGGAGCCAAACTGAGAGTCCTCTGGCTAAATCTGAGAAAATTTAGACATCAAAATAAAGATAGTGGGCCTGCAAAATATCTCTTTTGgagagagcactgctttgccatgtgtgtgacccaggtgtaAGCCTAcacccattgcactgaaggaagcttcagtggtatGGTCTCTTTTCTcccggtctttctctctctgcctctccatttttgtgttaaaaaaaatctCGGGATAGCCCGAGTGTCTCCCTATTGTTTTGAGAATTGAACAGTTTTTCGAGGAACTTAACACTgaccaactatatatatata encodes the following:
- the ZKSCAN8 gene encoding zinc finger protein with KRAB and SCAN domains 8 isoform X1, which codes for MAAEARKSLALAPLDQPPEDLVIVKVEEDQSWDQESTLHENDPPGQELFRLRFRKLCYQETLGPREALIQLRALCHQWLRPDLNTKEQILELLVLEQFLTILPEELQTLVKEHQLENGEEVVTLLEDLEKQIDILGRPVPAAAHGHRVLWEEAAHSKSVRKLPDTQLQPLAAQYKSSLLQGPPEKAISTSQSSAPSQERSPRDQEMTATLLTAGFQTLEKIEDMAVSLIQEEWLLNSSQKDLSRDNRPENLRSVFSLGGETRNENKEIASKQVTSTGIQPHGEAAVRCNGDVIRGLEQGESKDLLGRLERQRGNPTQERRHKCDECGKSFAQSSGLVRHWRIHTGEKPYQCNVCGKAFSYRSALLSHQDIHNKVKRYHCKECGKAFSQNTGLILHQRIHTGEKPYQCNQCGKAFSQSAGLILHQRIHSGERPYECNECGKAFSHSSHLIGHQRIHTGEKPYECDECGKTFRRSSHLIGHQRSHTGEKPYKCNECGRAFSQKSGLIEHQRIHTGERPYKCKECGKAFNGNTGLIQHLRIHTGEKPYQCNECGKAFIQRSSLIRHQRIHSGEKSESTGV